Proteins from one Clostridia bacterium genomic window:
- a CDS encoding GAF domain-containing protein — translation MEGRVQWEKAGTEGSHMGREGYVGDGEGFWPEEDPLWTGYESFLEDLVAGSDCGGALLFVASPVTGGYLAVVLRSANGVRKKRVCLSPEALPLLAVAAGDREYRLTNEAIGSLLAVAGEDPALPAEGACFCLAEQRLVGFAVLGRPDWPVAVPPGLLQLLTRVSRQFARLLTTVETLKKERKLLNDTLSCLREANERLLEGGGFEAALERVLEAARSMVGAEGAGLLLYEEETGYLTLQKPAFGSYDEYRIGRYKVTTEEPSNAVRVFKTREPYVSNNAPQDPRFVKDLLDLFPARSVVSLPVVAGDRCIGVMHVTNKPGGFSEEDVFVLKSVVSQLAIAIANARLVSRIKMEETQSRVLYELSRDFNLLDADGLVRRAAEAASQVLPVLGVAIALRPEASDQPKIVAGGGCATGWVGRNLPAELLADELEVKDLRAPQTPVNWMEEEAAALGATSQVRVAVGTGGEVLGVLLAWTGGNAQLAPSQLRFLSLLGSQMAMAVRNARLFASEKRVTRRLERITSINEQIARLILEGAGIQAITEALAENLHRQVAFYDCRLVRRAWAGLEGEELAAAEQALKQVATEHLRDAPPDDTTPISVPGPQGRELVLVPIELGADVGGYLVLLVERKEEYEELKEIVLRVLPVYALELLKEQSRVAQGVIQYAEQELVSKLIGGSGLAGGEVLARAAGLGYDVGRPHLVAVCAPAEGGATGESGSGRAARRLSRTEVTEIRSFIRQSFPDSLRALVDGRIVVLIPDRPERTRRQLEVLARKYHLWIGVGGYVENLKDFPVAFSHACFSLGYARRFGLGPGVTCFQELGLYQALASEDTARCLYHTAVATLGPLLERDLERGTGYLKTLATFYAQGGSVKAAAEAMFCHPNTIRYRLERIRELLGIGIAEPDRRLNLEVALRVIRYYHPQLF, via the coding sequence GTGGAGGGCAGAGTGCAGTGGGAAAAGGCCGGCACTGAAGGATCCCATATGGGCCGTGAGGGCTACGTCGGGGACGGCGAGGGGTTCTGGCCGGAGGAAGACCCTCTTTGGACGGGTTACGAATCGTTCCTGGAGGACCTGGTGGCCGGCTCCGACTGCGGCGGTGCGCTGCTGTTCGTGGCCTCACCGGTGACCGGCGGTTACCTGGCGGTAGTGCTGAGAAGCGCGAACGGCGTGCGAAAGAAACGGGTTTGCCTTTCCCCGGAGGCGCTACCCCTCTTGGCCGTTGCCGCCGGCGACCGCGAGTACAGGCTTACCAACGAGGCCATCGGATCTTTGCTGGCGGTAGCCGGAGAAGACCCCGCCCTTCCGGCGGAGGGAGCCTGCTTTTGCCTGGCCGAGCAGCGCCTCGTCGGCTTTGCCGTCCTGGGAAGGCCCGACTGGCCTGTTGCCGTACCCCCGGGCCTGCTGCAATTGCTTACCCGCGTGAGCCGGCAATTTGCCCGTCTCCTCACGACGGTGGAGACACTGAAAAAGGAACGGAAGCTGCTCAACGACACCCTGTCCTGTCTGCGCGAGGCCAACGAGCGCCTTCTGGAGGGGGGTGGGTTCGAAGCCGCCCTGGAGAGGGTCCTGGAGGCGGCGCGAAGCATGGTGGGGGCGGAAGGGGCAGGTCTTTTGCTGTACGAGGAGGAGACCGGGTACCTAACCCTGCAGAAGCCGGCCTTCGGGTCTTACGACGAGTACCGGATAGGGCGCTATAAGGTTACCACCGAGGAGCCCAGCAACGCGGTACGGGTGTTCAAGACGCGAGAGCCCTACGTTTCCAACAATGCCCCTCAGGACCCCAGGTTCGTCAAGGACCTCCTGGACCTGTTCCCGGCACGCAGCGTGGTGAGTCTTCCGGTGGTGGCGGGTGACCGGTGCATCGGGGTGATGCACGTCACCAACAAGCCGGGAGGTTTCAGCGAGGAAGACGTGTTCGTCCTGAAGTCGGTGGTCTCCCAGCTGGCCATAGCCATTGCCAATGCCCGGCTGGTCTCCCGCATCAAGATGGAAGAGACCCAGTCGCGGGTGCTGTACGAGCTGAGCCGAGACTTCAACCTGCTGGACGCGGACGGGCTGGTGCGCCGGGCGGCGGAAGCCGCCTCGCAGGTGCTGCCGGTACTGGGGGTGGCGATTGCTCTCCGCCCGGAGGCCTCGGACCAGCCCAAAATCGTGGCCGGGGGAGGCTGCGCTACCGGGTGGGTAGGCCGCAACCTCCCCGCGGAGCTGCTGGCCGACGAACTCGAGGTGAAAGACCTCCGGGCCCCACAGACGCCCGTCAACTGGATGGAAGAGGAGGCGGCGGCCCTGGGCGCCACCTCCCAGGTTCGGGTGGCCGTGGGCACCGGAGGAGAAGTGCTGGGGGTGCTCCTGGCCTGGACGGGCGGGAACGCCCAGCTTGCTCCTTCGCAGTTACGCTTTCTTTCGCTTCTGGGCAGTCAGATGGCGATGGCGGTCAGAAACGCCCGGCTGTTTGCTTCCGAGAAGAGGGTAACCCGCAGGCTGGAGCGGATTACCAGCATCAACGAACAGATTGCCCGTCTCATTCTGGAAGGAGCGGGAATCCAGGCCATTACCGAGGCCCTGGCCGAGAACCTCCACCGTCAGGTAGCCTTTTACGACTGTCGGCTGGTTCGCCGGGCCTGGGCGGGCCTCGAAGGCGAGGAATTGGCCGCCGCCGAGCAGGCCCTCAAGCAGGTAGCCACGGAGCACCTGAGGGATGCGCCTCCGGACGATACGACCCCGATTTCCGTCCCCGGACCCCAGGGAAGGGAGCTGGTGTTAGTTCCGATCGAACTGGGGGCGGACGTGGGCGGCTACCTGGTGCTGTTGGTGGAGCGCAAGGAGGAGTACGAGGAACTGAAGGAGATAGTCCTCCGGGTACTGCCGGTGTACGCTCTGGAACTGCTGAAAGAGCAGAGCCGGGTAGCCCAGGGCGTAATTCAGTACGCGGAGCAGGAACTGGTTTCCAAGCTGATCGGCGGCTCGGGACTTGCCGGCGGGGAGGTCTTGGCTCGGGCGGCAGGGTTGGGATACGACGTGGGGCGACCGCACCTGGTGGCGGTGTGTGCCCCGGCGGAAGGCGGGGCGACGGGCGAGAGCGGTTCCGGCCGGGCCGCCCGCCGGCTTTCCCGGACCGAGGTGACGGAGATACGCTCCTTCATCCGGCAGTCCTTCCCGGACAGTCTGCGCGCGCTGGTCGACGGCCGGATAGTGGTACTGATACCCGACCGCCCGGAGCGGACCCGGCGCCAACTGGAGGTGTTGGCCCGGAAGTACCACCTCTGGATAGGGGTGGGAGGCTACGTGGAGAACCTCAAGGACTTTCCCGTTGCCTTTTCTCACGCCTGTTTCAGCCTGGGGTACGCGCGACGCTTCGGCCTGGGCCCGGGCGTGACCTGCTTTCAGGAGTTGGGGCTTTACCAGGCGCTGGCCAGCGAGGATACGGCGCGTTGCCTTTACCATACGGCGGTTGCCACGCTGGGCCCGCTGTTGGAGCGAGACCTCGAGAGAGGCACCGGCTATCTTAAAACCCTGGCGACTTTCTACGCGCAAGGCGGAAGTGTGAAGGCGGCCGCCGAGGCCATGTTTTGTCACCCGAATACCATACGCTATCGTCTGGAAAGGATCCGCGAACTCTTAGGGATTGGCATTGCGGAGCCGGACCGGCGGCTTAACCTGGAGGTGGCGTTGCGGGTCATCCGCTACTACCACCCGCAATTGTTCTGA
- a CDS encoding sodium:solute symporter family protein has product MTGKSILVLIIVLVYLLAVVIGIGVAEARRRRGAKDEFALAARTMGLWEVGLTCGLAVLGAVHVTGFFEMSWFNGAATLWFSIGSAFTLAILAATSGRWARSMGVGTAYELVGRATGSQALAVVSVCVGAPLIWGVLTLETQGLGIIMSALTGVPLQYGVVIGAIIGILYVFIAGMKQVARLNLINIGVLYVGGIVAAAYLSFALPQGWSGVSEFYVAQNEAWALSIMGPPGTLISFALVNLLVLPLFHLSNQFLLQPMISADSARTVQRSMWIAVPVNAAFGIFTCAMGLAAKTIPQFAEMGPKLAAPGMLVGLLPWWLCAWLLASFLLVVLSTFAITCLAPSTAFVKDIYVNLLKPQATEKEVERAIRTVMLILAVAAVIPSMALPPIVAAILWLYAWSVPVSVSLVMGLFWKRSPLASGITWAVAWVANALWSFTGLPAALGVPNLPGIYIVLLISLVLGIILTAVCKGEPGYFLARRRPAAAVSA; this is encoded by the coding sequence ATGACCGGCAAGTCTATACTGGTCCTGATTATAGTGCTGGTCTACCTGCTGGCCGTGGTCATCGGCATCGGCGTGGCCGAGGCGCGGCGGCGAAGGGGAGCCAAGGACGAGTTTGCCCTGGCGGCCCGTACCATGGGGTTGTGGGAGGTGGGCCTGACCTGCGGGCTGGCCGTATTAGGGGCGGTGCACGTCACCGGCTTTTTTGAAATGTCCTGGTTCAACGGGGCCGCTACCTTGTGGTTTTCCATCGGCTCGGCGTTTACTCTGGCCATTCTGGCCGCTACCAGCGGGCGGTGGGCCCGAAGCATGGGGGTGGGTACGGCCTACGAGCTGGTGGGTCGGGCTACCGGGAGCCAGGCCCTGGCGGTAGTCAGCGTTTGCGTGGGGGCGCCTTTAATCTGGGGGGTGCTCACCCTGGAAACGCAGGGCTTGGGAATTATCATGTCGGCCTTGACCGGCGTTCCGCTGCAGTACGGGGTAGTCATAGGAGCAATAATCGGCATTCTGTACGTCTTCATCGCCGGAATGAAGCAGGTAGCCCGTCTCAATCTCATAAATATCGGCGTGCTTTACGTGGGCGGCATCGTGGCCGCCGCCTACCTGAGTTTTGCCCTCCCGCAGGGCTGGAGCGGGGTGAGCGAGTTCTACGTGGCTCAGAATGAGGCCTGGGCCTTAAGCATCATGGGACCGCCGGGAACCCTGATATCCTTTGCCCTGGTTAACCTTCTCGTGCTGCCCCTGTTCCACCTATCCAACCAGTTTCTGCTGCAGCCCATGATCTCCGCCGACAGTGCCCGCACGGTACAGAGGTCCATGTGGATTGCCGTGCCGGTCAACGCGGCCTTCGGTATCTTCACCTGCGCCATGGGACTGGCGGCGAAGACTATTCCCCAGTTTGCGGAAATGGGCCCCAAGTTGGCGGCGCCGGGAATGCTGGTAGGGCTGTTGCCCTGGTGGCTTTGCGCCTGGCTGCTGGCCAGCTTCCTGCTGGTGGTGCTCTCCACCTTTGCCATCACCTGCCTGGCTCCGTCCACCGCCTTCGTGAAGGACATCTACGTCAACCTGCTCAAACCTCAGGCCACGGAGAAAGAGGTTGAGCGTGCCATCCGCACGGTCATGCTGATATTGGCGGTGGCGGCGGTAATACCTTCCATGGCCCTCCCGCCCATCGTGGCGGCCATACTGTGGCTCTATGCCTGGTCGGTTCCGGTCTCAGTCTCTCTGGTAATGGGTCTCTTTTGGAAGCGCTCTCCCCTGGCCTCCGGCATTACCTGGGCCGTGGCCTGGGTGGCCAACGCTCTGTGGTCCTTTACCGGGCTGCCGGCGGCACTGGGCGTGCCCAACCTGCCGGGTATATACATTGTGCTGCTCATCAGCCTGGTCCTGGGGATCATACTGACCGCCGTGTGCAAGGGCGAACCGGGTTACTTCTTGGCCCGCCGCCGACCGGCTGCAGCGGTGAGCGCCTAA
- a CDS encoding DUF2284 domain-containing protein, which translates to MRPPSGEGETAPAVKGGEGGRPEEALRNRYLRVRSLAEASARREGGVREDLGRYLELAGQYGAAAGRILRREDLRLDPRVRLKCQVPRCRHFGACANCPPFVPNLAEAPELIGRYSWGLLLRWDWERAAPAAAGMASRRAVYEAIGAVEAAAFYDGYYLAAGFASGSCRRYLCKGEPCRALVIPGEGCRFPLLSRPSLEAAGFDAYGMARDAGWDMYPAGSHPPEEVCRLTAVALVLID; encoded by the coding sequence ATGAGACCACCTTCGGGAGAAGGGGAGACGGCCCCGGCGGTTAAAGGCGGTGAGGGCGGCCGGCCCGAAGAAGCGCTCCGGAACCGCTATCTGCGGGTCCGCTCCCTGGCCGAGGCGTCGGCGCGTAGAGAGGGAGGCGTGCGGGAGGATCTGGGCCGCTACCTGGAACTGGCCGGCCAGTACGGAGCGGCGGCGGGTCGAATACTCCGCCGCGAGGACCTGCGCCTGGACCCAAGGGTGCGCCTGAAGTGTCAGGTGCCGAGGTGCCGTCATTTCGGTGCCTGCGCCAACTGTCCCCCCTTTGTCCCTAACCTGGCCGAGGCGCCCGAGCTAATCGGCCGTTACTCCTGGGGCTTGCTGCTGCGCTGGGACTGGGAGCGGGCGGCGCCTGCCGCGGCCGGGATGGCGTCGCGCCGGGCGGTCTACGAGGCAATCGGCGCCGTGGAGGCCGCGGCTTTCTACGACGGGTACTACCTTGCCGCCGGGTTTGCCTCCGGTTCTTGCCGCCGCTACCTGTGTAAAGGTGAGCCCTGTCGGGCGTTGGTGATTCCGGGAGAAGGCTGCCGTTTCCCCCTTCTTTCCCGGCCGAGCCTGGAGGCGGCGGGATTCGACGCCTACGGTATGGCCAGGGATGCGGGTTGGGATATGTATCCGGCCGGCAGCCATCCACCTGAGGAGGTATGCCGGCTAACGGCCGTGGCCCTGGTGTTAATTGATTAG
- a CDS encoding CoA transferase, with amino-acid sequence MRGALHGLRVLDLSRLLPGPLCTAILAAYGADVTKVEDPHRGDWAKTVPPLFGGANLTYTNVNRGKRIIELDLKSEPDRERFWELVDASDALVQSFRPGVVRRLGIDYAAVRERNPRLVYVSLSAFGEEGELAGRAGHDLNCLALAGLLDLNRDDRGRPVIPGVQISDLSIALWGVVGVLLALAQRQRTGRGCHLELSLLGVSLSWLVGELHRLGTGAGAAEAAFPVPGFLGGALACYNLYPVKGGRFAALCALEPHSWREVCLRLGREEWIDWQFLPEKQGEMIRALGETFSAAPWEHWGQVLGEQVAFSPVLSVEEVAAHPAPASTGVLEKTALAPGLEVYQVAWGACVRAAE; translated from the coding sequence TTGCGAGGGGCGTTACACGGTCTGCGCGTGCTGGATTTGTCCCGGCTGCTGCCCGGTCCGCTCTGTACCGCCATTCTGGCCGCCTACGGGGCGGACGTGACCAAGGTGGAGGATCCTCACCGGGGTGATTGGGCCAAGACCGTCCCGCCGCTTTTCGGCGGGGCCAACCTGACCTACACCAACGTAAACCGGGGCAAGAGGATCATCGAGCTCGACCTGAAGTCGGAGCCGGACCGAGAACGCTTCTGGGAACTGGTGGACGCTTCGGACGCGCTGGTTCAGTCTTTTCGACCCGGAGTAGTGCGGCGGCTGGGGATCGATTACGCGGCGGTCAGGGAGCGGAACCCACGACTGGTGTACGTTTCGCTCAGCGCCTTCGGAGAGGAAGGCGAGTTGGCCGGCCGTGCGGGCCACGACCTCAATTGCCTGGCTCTGGCGGGGCTGCTGGATTTGAACCGCGACGACCGCGGCAGGCCGGTGATACCCGGCGTGCAGATTTCCGACCTCAGCATAGCCCTGTGGGGAGTCGTAGGCGTGCTGCTGGCCCTGGCCCAACGCCAGAGGACCGGGCGGGGGTGCCACCTGGAGTTGAGCCTCCTGGGAGTCAGCCTTTCCTGGCTGGTCGGCGAACTGCACCGGCTGGGCACCGGGGCCGGGGCTGCGGAAGCGGCTTTCCCGGTGCCGGGCTTTCTGGGCGGCGCCCTGGCCTGCTACAACCTGTATCCGGTCAAGGGAGGACGGTTTGCCGCCCTGTGCGCCCTGGAACCTCACTCCTGGCGGGAGGTATGCCTTCGCCTGGGCCGGGAGGAATGGATCGATTGGCAGTTCCTCCCGGAAAAACAAGGGGAAATGATCCGGGCGCTGGGCGAGACCTTTTCTGCCGCCCCCTGGGAGCACTGGGGGCAGGTCCTGGGAGAGCAGGTGGCCTTCAGCCCGGTATTGAGCGTGGAGGAAGTGGCGGCCCACCCGGCCCCCGCCTCCACCGGGGTGTTGGAGAAGACTGCCCTGGCCCCGGGGCTCGAAGTCTACCAGGTGGCCTGGGGGGCGTGCGTGAGAGCTGCGGAGTAA
- a CDS encoding acetyl-CoA carboxylase biotin carboxyl carrier protein subunit — protein sequence MWQAMAPVAGLIAKISVKEGQVVERGQIVAFVQCMKTEIPVVAEDGGVVRSIRVEEGDEVELGDVILDVC from the coding sequence ATGTGGCAGGCAATGGCTCCGGTCGCGGGACTCATTGCGAAGATCAGCGTCAAGGAGGGCCAGGTAGTAGAACGAGGCCAGATCGTGGCCTTCGTGCAGTGCATGAAGACGGAGATACCGGTAGTGGCCGAAGATGGCGGAGTGGTCCGCTCCATCCGGGTGGAGGAAGGCGACGAAGTGGAACTGGGCGACGTTATCCTGGACGTGTGCTAG
- a CDS encoding cysteine hydrolase produces the protein MAPVGRGRVPWTFRRDRSALLVIDLQNDFVAPGAIMEVPEARRQIPKVKALIEGCRRLGVPVIYTVHVHHPSLDLCPLQRRMFPRLAEEGLREGTPGVEVYPEIAPQPGELVIRKRRFSAFYNTELETVLRNLKGPSQIDTVIICGTVTNICCESTARDAFFRDYKVVFGSDVNAALDEELHRATLRNMAEVFGRVMDGQAILAALEAGEG, from the coding sequence ATGGCCCCAGTTGGCCGGGGTCGAGTTCCCTGGACCTTTCGCCGGGATCGCAGCGCCCTGTTAGTGATCGATTTACAGAACGATTTTGTAGCTCCGGGCGCCATCATGGAGGTGCCCGAGGCCCGGCGGCAGATTCCCAAAGTCAAGGCGCTGATCGAGGGTTGCCGCCGGCTGGGGGTACCGGTGATTTATACCGTGCACGTACATCATCCTTCGCTAGACCTGTGCCCGCTCCAGAGGCGTATGTTCCCCCGTCTGGCCGAGGAGGGGCTCAGGGAGGGCACTCCGGGGGTGGAGGTCTATCCGGAAATAGCCCCGCAACCGGGGGAGCTGGTGATCCGCAAGCGGAGGTTCAGCGCCTTTTACAATACCGAGCTGGAAACCGTGCTCCGCAATCTGAAAGGCCCCAGCCAGATCGATACGGTGATCATCTGCGGCACCGTTACCAATATCTGTTGCGAGTCTACCGCCCGGGACGCCTTTTTCCGGGATTACAAGGTGGTGTTCGGCAGCGACGTGAACGCCGCCCTGGATGAAGAGCTGCACCGGGCGACACTGCGCAACATGGCCGAGGTCTTCGGCCGGGTGATGGACGGCCAGGCCATCCTGGCAGCGTTGGAGGCAGGAGAAGGATGA